The region GGAGCCGGCAAGACCTGCCTGACGCGCGGCATCGCGCGTGGCATGGGCATCGACCCCGACGTGGTCAGCAGCCCGACGTTCGTTCTGATCCACCAGTACGCCGCGCCGCCCGGCTGCGGCGATCTGCCGGGGCCCCTCGTTCATATCGACCTCTACCGGCTCGACTCGCCGGATGAGTTCGAGGACATCGGCGGCGAGGAAGCCTTCTCGAACGACACCGTCTGCGTCATCGAGTGGGCGGAGCGCATCGACGCGCTGCTGCCCGACTCGACGCTCCGCATCGCCATCCGACTGACCGGCGAGGAGTCCCGCGAGTTCGACTGCGCGGCGAACGGCTCCTGTTTCGACTGGCTGAACCGACTGTGAGGAACCGCGCGTCGTGAAGGTCATCGGCATCGACACGTCCGCCAAGACCGGCAGCGTCGCCCTTTGCGACGGTGATCGGCTCGTCGCGGAGGTTACGCTCGACATGGAGCGCACCCACTCCGAACGGCTGATGCCTGCGCTGGACGCTGCGCTCAAGCTCGTCGGATGGGAGATCGCCGACGCGGAGCTCATCGCCGTCGCGACGGGCCCCGGCTCGTTCACCGGCTTGCGGGTTGGGGTTACGACGTCGAAGTCGCTCGCGTTTGCGCTGGGCGTTCCCGCCGTGGGTGTCCCAACGTTCGACGCGATCGCCCACCGATGGCGCTATCGCGACGGCGAGCTTTGCATCCTGCTGGACGCTCGGAAGCAGGAGGTCTACGCCGCCCGGTACCAGTGCGGCGACGGCAGCGCACGCTTCATCGGGGAGTTCCGCTGCCTGCCCGTCGACGACCTGTTGGCAGAGATCGAGCATCGCGTGCTGTTCGTCGGCGACGGGGTTCCGCCCTATCGGGATCGCATCGGCGAAGCGCTGGGCGACCGCGCGGTTTTCGCCGACGCGGAAGCCGGAATGAGCCGAGCGTCGGCGGTCGCCTGGATCGGGGCGGAACGCGCCGACGCCACCCCTGCCGATGCTCACGATCTCGCCCCGCTCTACATCCGCCGTCCCGAAGCCATCGTGCGCGCCAGCCAATGACCGCCGCGTCCCACACCCCATCACAGACGCCCCTCGCCTCGGCATCGGAGCCGTTCTGCAAAGTCATTGCGCCGGAGGCAGCCCCGTGGTCGGAGCTGGCGCACCGGTTCTGCGTGCGCGTGCGGGAGTTCACGCGCTCGGAGCCCGCGCAGGTCACGCCGGACGTCCTCACGGACGCCGACTGGCGGGACTATCACCTCGTCCTGCTCGGTTCCATCGTGAACAACCCGGAGATCCTCAAGCTCTACGCGCGCCATCAGTGCTTCACGGACGCGCGCTATCCCGGACGTGGCGGCGTTGAGATTCGGACGATCGTGAACCCGCTGGGAACCGGAAAGAACGTCCTGCTCTTGGGCGGAACCGACTTTCCCCAGGTGAACGAAGCGGTCATCGGGCTGCATCGGAGCTTTCGCGACGTGACCTTCGAGGCGGAGGGCGTTCTGACGCTCCGGCGGCTCAACTTCTGCGCGTCGTCGGCAAACCAGCGTTGGGTTCCGTCGGAGCAGGAGCGCGAGCGCATCTTGTCACTCGTCACACCGGAGACGCGCTTGGCGCGCGCGGCGGACTTCGCGCTCTTTCACTACCAGACGGATCACGAAGTCTGGGCGCGACTCTTCGAGACGCTCATCGGCGTCAGCGCGGCATCGCCGGTGGGCCCGCGCGACGCGGAGAAGCTCGCCCTCGCTTGGACGCTCGTTCAGTGGAGCCCGCGCTTCGCGCCGGAGTTCCGCGATGTCGTCGATGACCTGCTGCTGCGGTTCGGAGAGCGGATCGCCGCCGACTGGACGCCGGTCGCCGAGGGTGGACCCATTTCCTGGGAACGCACGTCAGCCGCGCTGGCGATCCGGCGGATCGGCGACCACTTCCAGCGGACGCATGGGCGAAGCCCCTTCGAGCACTATCTGCCGGTCGCTGACGCGGCGTTCGACGTCCCATCGTCGGCGTTCATCCATGACGGCATCCGCGACTGGCGGGCAACCGACGAATGGTTGGGCGTTCTCTTGGAGATCGAAGCCTACGACCGGATCGATGCCGCCGATCTGCCGTCGCTCGCGCAAGAGGCGAGCGGCACGCTCGCGTCCGCCGACGATCTGACGCGCCGTCACGCGGCGAACGTCCTGACGAAGGCGGCGGCGTTCCACGACGACGGCGGCTATCTGTGGATTCGCCGGCTTCTGATCGGCGACGATCCCATCGAGTACCCCGTCGATGCGCCGGTTCCCGCATGGAACTGGTACACGGGCGCGTATGAGCCCGATCTTCTGCCCTCGCCACCTTCGTTCGACGTCGCATGAGCCGGTTCATGGGGCGTATCCCTTCTTAGCCGTTGTGTACGAAGCTGCGTACCCGTACGATTCATCGCCCTGGGAGCCGGTCTGCCAACCGCTCCGGGCGCTGATTCGGCGCTGTGGAAGCCCGAGACGCGAGCCGTTCGGCAAGAGGAACCGCCATGCTCCGGATCGCCGCCCT is a window of Candidatus Poribacteria bacterium DNA encoding:
- the tsaE gene encoding tRNA (adenosine(37)-N6)-threonylcarbamoyltransferase complex ATPase subunit type 1 TsaE, whose translation is MRRTLATHSADETERLGASIGTRLRGGDVIALTGDLGAGKTCLTRGIARGMGIDPDVVSSPTFVLIHQYAAPPGCGDLPGPLVHIDLYRLDSPDEFEDIGGEEAFSNDTVCVIEWAERIDALLPDSTLRIAIRLTGEESREFDCAANGSCFDWLNRL
- the tsaB gene encoding tRNA (adenosine(37)-N6)-threonylcarbamoyltransferase complex dimerization subunit type 1 TsaB; translation: MKVIGIDTSAKTGSVALCDGDRLVAEVTLDMERTHSERLMPALDAALKLVGWEIADAELIAVATGPGSFTGLRVGVTTSKSLAFALGVPAVGVPTFDAIAHRWRYRDGELCILLDARKQEVYAARYQCGDGSARFIGEFRCLPVDDLLAEIEHRVLFVGDGVPPYRDRIGEALGDRAVFADAEAGMSRASAVAWIGAERADATPADAHDLAPLYIRRPEAIVRASQ